From one Streptomyces sp. Q6 genomic stretch:
- a CDS encoding glycosyltransferase family 2 protein, which translates to MNANANTAEQLPAVSVIMPILNEERHLREAVEAILAQEYDGEMEVVLALGPSSDRTDEIAAQLVAEHPSVHTVPNPTGRTPAALNAAIKASRHPVVVRVDGHAALSAGYIATAVRLLEETGAMNVGGIMHAEGTNAWEQAVAAAMTSKIGVGNAVFHTGGEAQSALTVYLGVFRREALEQQGGYNEEFIRAQDWELNFRIREAGGLIWFSPELKVSYRPRPTVKALAKQYKDYGRWRHVVARYHSGSINLRYLAPPAAVCAIAAGLVVGAALTPWGFVIPGGYLAAIVAGSVPAGKGLPLKARVQIPVALATMHMTWGWGFLTSPKSLAKKVIASRRPAVLASN; encoded by the coding sequence ATGAACGCCAACGCCAATACCGCCGAGCAGCTCCCCGCCGTCTCCGTGATCATGCCCATCCTCAACGAGGAGCGGCATCTGCGGGAGGCCGTGGAAGCGATCCTGGCGCAGGAGTACGACGGCGAGATGGAGGTCGTGCTCGCGCTCGGCCCGTCCAGCGACCGTACGGACGAGATCGCCGCGCAGCTCGTCGCGGAACACCCCAGCGTGCACACCGTGCCGAACCCGACGGGTCGCACCCCCGCCGCCCTGAACGCGGCGATCAAGGCGTCCCGCCACCCGGTCGTCGTCCGCGTCGACGGGCACGCAGCGCTCTCCGCCGGGTACATCGCCACCGCGGTCCGCCTCCTGGAGGAGACCGGTGCGATGAACGTCGGCGGCATCATGCACGCCGAGGGCACCAACGCCTGGGAGCAGGCCGTCGCCGCCGCGATGACGTCGAAGATCGGCGTCGGCAACGCGGTCTTCCACACCGGCGGCGAGGCGCAGTCGGCCCTCACCGTCTACCTCGGTGTCTTCCGCCGCGAGGCCCTGGAGCAGCAGGGCGGGTACAACGAGGAGTTCATCCGCGCCCAGGACTGGGAGCTGAACTTCCGGATCCGTGAGGCCGGCGGCCTCATCTGGTTCTCGCCCGAGCTGAAGGTCTCCTACCGGCCGCGCCCCACCGTCAAGGCGCTCGCCAAGCAGTACAAGGACTACGGCCGCTGGCGCCACGTCGTCGCCCGCTACCACTCGGGCTCGATCAACCTGCGCTACCTCGCCCCGCCGGCCGCCGTCTGCGCGATCGCCGCGGGCCTCGTGGTGGGCGCGGCCCTCACCCCGTGGGGCTTCGTCATCCCGGGCGGCTACCTCGCGGCGATCGTCGCGGGCTCGGTCCCGGCGGGCAAGGGGCTGCCGCTCAAGGCGCGCGTCCAGATCCCCGTCGCCCTCGCCACGATGCACATGACGTGGGGCTGGGGCTTCCTCACCAGCCCGAAGTCGCTCGCGAAGAAGGTCATCGCGTCGCGCCGCCCGGCCGTCCTCGCCTCCAACTGA
- a CDS encoding HAD-IA family hydrolase has protein sequence MTGPLDTQVPFDAVLCDIDNVIRFYDDSGLLALERAAGLAEGTTAKVAFAPEVDLPLMLGRITPQEWVESIVTELTGLVPARTARALASTLLALPFRADEAVVSLLRRARTRVPLVLVSNATVDLEDDLARLGLTDLADDVVSSARVGLAKPDARIYELAAARAGVRPDRCLFVDDSTENVEAATALGMRGAHFREPADLERALAPLLGGA, from the coding sequence ATGACCGGTCCGCTCGACACGCAAGTGCCCTTCGACGCCGTCCTGTGCGACATCGACAACGTGATCCGGTTCTACGACGACTCCGGCCTGCTCGCCCTGGAGCGGGCGGCGGGGCTGGCCGAGGGCACGACGGCGAAGGTGGCGTTCGCGCCCGAGGTGGACCTGCCGCTCATGCTGGGGCGCATCACCCCGCAGGAGTGGGTGGAGTCGATCGTCACGGAACTGACCGGACTCGTGCCCGCGCGGACGGCCCGCGCACTCGCCTCGACCCTGCTGGCGCTGCCCTTCCGGGCCGACGAGGCGGTGGTGTCGCTGCTGCGGCGGGCCCGGACCCGCGTCCCCCTGGTCCTCGTCAGCAACGCGACGGTCGACCTGGAGGACGATCTCGCCCGACTCGGCCTGACCGACCTCGCGGACGACGTCGTCAGCAGTGCGCGCGTCGGTCTCGCGAAGCCCGACGCGCGGATCTACGAGCTGGCGGCCGCCAGGGCGGGCGTCCGGCCGGACCGGTGCCTGTTCGTCGACGACTCGACGGAGAACGTCGAGGCGGCCACGGCCCTCGGCATGCGCGGGGCGCACTTCCGCGAACCGGCGGACCTGGAGCGCGCGCTGGCTCCGCTGCTCGGTGGTGCGTAG
- a CDS encoding LCP family protein, with translation MSDWPEGRSDRQGGVGGGYGRGSASARPEGARVMPHVQRPVPQQQPSYDDGYDDLYRQEPAGPAYDSDYNTGQVYGQPSRGQGSGGGGDYGPPTGRPARTPNWRKRIKWTAITVVSVLVVTSIGTYFWADSKLHRDVDLSKVIDRPEAGDGTNYLIVGTDSREGMSDAQKKELHTGSAKGKRTDTMMILHVGDNGDTLVSLPRDSNVTIPTYKGAESGKTYPGTGRQTKLNAAYAEDGPTLLVRTVEANTGLHIDHYAEIGFGGFASIVDAVGGVEMNLKEGFKDKWSGADFKAGKQTLNGQQALAFVRTRHAFKSSDFQRTKNQQAFLAALAHKVASPGTIMNPFKLYPTLGAGLDTLVVDKDMSLWDLGSMFLAMKSVSGGDGDGTSMNMPTAGFVGGNVLWDKTKVKQLVEQFNNDEKVTVTSD, from the coding sequence ATGAGCGATTGGCCCGAGGGGCGGAGCGACAGGCAGGGCGGCGTCGGCGGCGGCTACGGCCGCGGCAGCGCGAGCGCACGCCCCGAAGGTGCCCGTGTCATGCCGCACGTGCAGCGCCCCGTCCCGCAGCAGCAGCCCTCCTACGACGACGGGTACGACGACCTGTACCGGCAGGAGCCCGCCGGGCCGGCGTACGACAGCGACTACAACACGGGCCAGGTCTACGGCCAGCCCTCCCGGGGCCAGGGCTCCGGCGGCGGCGGTGACTACGGGCCGCCCACCGGCCGCCCGGCCCGCACGCCGAACTGGCGCAAGCGCATCAAGTGGACCGCCATCACCGTGGTCTCGGTGCTCGTGGTGACCTCGATCGGCACGTACTTCTGGGCCGACTCCAAGCTCCACCGCGACGTCGACCTGTCCAAGGTCATCGACCGCCCCGAGGCGGGCGACGGCACGAACTACCTCATCGTCGGCACCGACAGCCGCGAGGGCATGTCCGACGCCCAGAAGAAGGAGCTGCACACCGGCTCCGCCAAGGGCAAGCGCACGGACACGATGATGATCCTGCACGTCGGGGACAACGGCGACACCCTCGTCTCCCTGCCGCGCGACTCGAACGTGACGATCCCCACGTACAAGGGCGCCGAGTCCGGCAAGACGTACCCCGGCACCGGCCGCCAGACGAAGCTGAACGCCGCGTACGCCGAGGACGGCCCGACGCTCCTCGTCCGCACCGTCGAGGCCAACACCGGCCTGCACATCGACCACTACGCCGAGATCGGCTTCGGCGGCTTCGCGAGCATCGTGGACGCGGTCGGCGGTGTCGAGATGAACCTGAAGGAAGGCTTCAAGGACAAGTGGTCCGGGGCCGACTTCAAGGCCGGCAAGCAGACGCTGAACGGGCAGCAGGCGCTCGCCTTCGTCCGCACCCGGCACGCGTTCAAGTCGAGCGACTTCCAGCGCACCAAGAACCAGCAGGCCTTCCTCGCCGCGCTCGCCCACAAGGTGGCGTCACCGGGCACGATCATGAACCCCTTCAAGCTCTACCCGACGCTGGGCGCGGGCCTCGACACGCTCGTCGTCGACAAGGACATGAGCCTGTGGGACCTGGGGTCGATGTTCCTGGCGATGAAGTCGGTCTCCGGCGGTGACGGGGACGGCACGTCCATGAACATGCCGACGGCCGGCTTCGTCGGCGGCAACGTCCTGTGGGACAAGACCAAGGTCAAGCAGCTCGTCGAGCAGTTCAACAACGACGAGAAGGTCACGGTCACCAGCGACTGA
- a CDS encoding UDP-glucose/GDP-mannose dehydrogenase family protein: MALKITVIGTGYLGATHAAAMAELGFEVLGLDVVPEKIEMLTRGEVPMYEPGLEDLLRKHVAGIEGSSGRLRFTMDFKEVAEFGDVHFVCVNTPQRHGEYACDMSYVDSAFGSLAPHLEPGALVVGKSTVPVGSAARLAALLPEGTELAWNPEFLREGFAVNDTLHPDRIVVGVGSERAEKLLRDVYATPLAEGTPLVVTDFPTAELVKTAANSFLATKISFINAMAEVCEAAGGDVAKLAEAIGYDDRIGHKFLRAGIGFGGGCLPKDIRAFMARAGELGADQALTFLREIDSVNMRRRGAMVEMAREALGGGAFLGKRVAVLGATFKPDSDDVRDSPALNVAGQIHLQGGQVTVYDPKGMANARRLFPTLGYADSALDAVRGADVVLHLTEWREFRELDPAELGAAVSERVILDGRNALDPALWRDAGWTYRAMGRPSA, from the coding sequence ATGGCCCTCAAGATCACCGTGATCGGCACCGGCTACCTCGGCGCCACGCACGCCGCGGCCATGGCCGAGCTCGGCTTCGAGGTGCTCGGTCTGGATGTCGTACCCGAGAAGATCGAGATGCTCACGCGGGGCGAGGTCCCCATGTACGAGCCCGGTCTGGAGGACCTGCTGCGCAAGCACGTCGCCGGGATCGAGGGGTCGAGCGGGCGGCTGCGCTTCACGATGGACTTCAAGGAGGTCGCGGAGTTCGGGGACGTGCACTTCGTGTGCGTGAACACCCCGCAGCGGCACGGCGAGTACGCGTGCGACATGAGTTACGTGGACTCCGCGTTCGGCTCCCTGGCCCCGCACCTGGAGCCGGGCGCGCTGGTCGTGGGCAAGTCGACGGTGCCGGTGGGGTCCGCGGCCCGGCTGGCGGCGCTGCTGCCCGAGGGGACGGAGCTGGCGTGGAACCCGGAGTTCCTGCGTGAGGGCTTCGCCGTGAACGACACGCTGCACCCGGACCGGATCGTGGTCGGCGTGGGCAGCGAGCGGGCCGAGAAGCTGCTGCGGGACGTGTACGCGACGCCGCTGGCGGAGGGCACGCCGCTCGTCGTGACGGACTTCCCGACGGCCGAGCTGGTCAAGACGGCGGCGAACTCCTTCCTGGCCACGAAGATCTCCTTCATCAACGCGATGGCCGAGGTGTGCGAGGCCGCGGGCGGCGACGTCGCCAAGCTGGCCGAGGCGATCGGCTACGACGACCGGATCGGGCACAAGTTCCTGCGGGCCGGGATCGGCTTCGGCGGCGGGTGCCTGCCGAAGGACATCCGGGCGTTCATGGCGCGCGCCGGTGAGCTGGGCGCGGACCAGGCGCTGACGTTCCTGCGCGAGATCGACTCCGTGAACATGCGGCGGCGCGGGGCGATGGTCGAGATGGCGCGCGAGGCGCTGGGCGGCGGGGCGTTCCTGGGCAAGCGGGTCGCGGTGCTCGGCGCCACGTTCAAGCCGGACTCGGACGACGTGCGGGACTCCCCCGCGCTGAACGTCGCCGGGCAGATCCACCTCCAGGGCGGTCAGGTCACGGTCTACGACCCGAAGGGCATGGCGAACGCCCGGCGGCTGTTCCCGACGCTGGGGTACGCCGACTCGGCCCTCGACGCGGTGCGCGGCGCGGACGTCGTGCTGCATCTGACGGAGTGGCGGGAGTTCCGCGAGCTGGACCCGGCGGAGCTGGGTGCCGCCGTGTCGGAGCGGGTCATCCTGGACGGCCGCAACGCCCTGGACCCCGCGCTGTGGCGGGACGCCGGGTGGACGTACCGGGCCATGGGGCGGCCGTCCGCGTGA
- a CDS encoding acyl-CoA dehydrogenase family protein, producing MAGSTSTPEFDLYRPSEEHDLLRETVRALADAKIAPHAAAVDEDARFPQEALDALVAAELAAVHVPEEYGGAGADALATVIVIEEVARACVSSSLIPAVNKLGSLPVILSGSEELKKKYLGPLAKGDAMFSYCLSEPDAGSDAAGMKTRAVRDGDFWVLNGVKRWITNAGVSEYYTVMAVTDPEKRSKGISAFVVEKSDPGVSFGAPEKKLGIKGSPTREVYLDNVRIPADRMIGAEGTGFATAMKTLDHTRITIAAQALGVAQGALDYAKGYVQERKQFGKPIADFQGIQFMLADMAMKIAAARQLTYAAAAASERGDKDLTFQGAAAKCFASDVAMEVTTDAVQLLGGYGYTRDYPVERMMRDAKITQIYEGTNQVQRIVMARNLP from the coding sequence TTGGCCGGATCGACTTCCACCCCGGAGTTCGACCTGTACCGCCCGTCCGAGGAGCACGACCTGCTCCGCGAGACCGTGCGCGCGCTGGCCGATGCGAAGATCGCCCCGCACGCCGCCGCGGTCGACGAGGACGCCCGCTTCCCGCAGGAGGCGCTCGACGCGCTCGTCGCGGCCGAGCTCGCCGCGGTGCACGTGCCGGAGGAGTACGGCGGCGCGGGCGCCGACGCGCTCGCCACCGTCATCGTCATCGAGGAGGTCGCCCGCGCCTGCGTCTCGTCCTCCCTGATCCCGGCCGTGAACAAGCTCGGCTCGCTCCCCGTCATCCTCTCCGGCTCCGAGGAGCTGAAGAAGAAGTACCTCGGCCCGCTGGCCAAGGGCGACGCCATGTTCTCGTACTGCCTCAGCGAGCCGGACGCCGGTTCGGACGCGGCCGGCATGAAGACCCGCGCGGTCCGCGACGGCGACTTCTGGGTCCTGAACGGCGTGAAGCGCTGGATCACCAACGCCGGCGTCAGCGAGTACTACACGGTCATGGCTGTCACCGACCCGGAGAAGCGCTCCAAGGGCATCTCCGCGTTCGTCGTCGAGAAGTCCGACCCGGGCGTCTCCTTCGGCGCCCCGGAGAAGAAGCTCGGCATCAAGGGCTCGCCGACCCGCGAGGTCTACCTCGACAACGTCCGCATCCCCGCCGACCGCATGATCGGCGCCGAGGGCACCGGCTTCGCCACCGCGATGAAGACCCTCGACCACACCCGCATCACCATCGCCGCCCAGGCGCTCGGTGTCGCCCAGGGCGCCCTCGACTACGCCAAGGGCTACGTCCAGGAGCGCAAGCAGTTCGGCAAGCCGATCGCCGACTTCCAGGGCATCCAGTTCATGCTCGCCGACATGGCGATGAAGATCGCCGCCGCCCGCCAGCTCACGTACGCGGCCGCGGCGGCCTCGGAGCGCGGCGACAAGGACCTCACCTTCCAGGGCGCCGCCGCCAAGTGCTTCGCCTCGGACGTCGCGATGGAGGTCACGACCGACGCCGTCCAGCTCCTCGGCGGCTACGGCTACACCCGTGACTACCCGGTCGAGCGCATGATGCGCGACGCCAAGATCACACAAATCTACGAAGGCACGAACCAGGTCCAGCGCATCGTCATGGCGCGCAACCTGCCGTAA
- a CDS encoding class I SAM-dependent methyltransferase: protein MHREEISRIAHAGHPVKAPLGDDSVRDLLRHALPRGDERVLDLGCGTAEWLLRALATRPGVRAEGVDISADALALARDAADERGLGERLGLHHRPAEEFAAKEPFDVVVSVGAAHAFGGLLPTLAAARAHLAPSGRILVGDGFWERPPSPEAVDMLGDLAPLADTVERVTAAGWTPVHGHISTRQELDAYEWACWGSVAAWALDHPDHPDSAEVLETAALRRTEWLRSYRDSFGFVCLVLRRTPGTA, encoded by the coding sequence ATGCATCGCGAAGAGATCTCCCGCATCGCTCACGCCGGTCATCCGGTCAAGGCCCCGCTCGGCGACGACTCCGTACGCGACCTCCTGCGGCACGCGCTGCCGCGCGGCGACGAGCGCGTCCTCGACCTCGGGTGCGGCACCGCCGAATGGCTGCTGCGCGCCCTGGCCACGCGGCCCGGGGTGCGCGCCGAGGGCGTCGACATCTCCGCGGACGCGCTGGCGCTGGCCCGTGACGCGGCCGATGAGCGCGGACTCGGGGAGCGGCTCGGGCTGCACCACCGGCCGGCCGAGGAGTTCGCCGCGAAGGAGCCGTTCGACGTCGTCGTCAGCGTCGGCGCCGCCCACGCGTTCGGCGGCCTGCTGCCGACCCTCGCGGCGGCCCGCGCGCACCTGGCGCCCAGCGGCCGCATCCTGGTCGGCGACGGCTTCTGGGAGCGGCCGCCGTCCCCCGAGGCCGTCGACATGCTCGGCGATCTCGCACCGCTCGCCGACACCGTGGAGCGGGTCACCGCCGCCGGCTGGACCCCGGTCCACGGCCACATCAGCACCCGGCAGGAGCTGGACGCCTACGAGTGGGCCTGCTGGGGCTCCGTCGCCGCCTGGGCCCTCGACCACCCCGACCACCCGGACAGCGCCGAGGTCCTGGAGACGGCCGCCCTGCGCCGCACGGAGTGGCTGCGGTCGTACCGGGATTCGTTCGGGTTCGTCTGCCTGGTCCTGCGCCGGACGCCCGGCACCGCCTGA
- a CDS encoding LCP family protein yields the protein MGRSGVRGERSRPGGSGGGSPARADDLGWDESLYAGAAPGDDTGAADRPPRGHRRGGSRAKRRRHRILGWIAGVLAVLVLGTAGAGYLYYRHLNGNIKTDKLNLGEHKAAKPTPNAAGQTPLNILLIGSDSRNSKENLKLGGHKESVGAAALADVQMLLHLSADRSNMSVVSMPRDTLVKLPKCTDPKNGKVYEATVTRQMVNSSLARGGPGCTVATWEQMTGIHIDHFMMVDFSGVVSMADAVGGVPVCVDANLDGRNHATGEGTNLKLRKGTTYVKGEQALQWLRTRHGFEDGSDIARAKAQHMYMSSMVRELRKNATISHPNKLRTLAEKATDALHVDDGLDTVKKLYDLSNELKKPEPGRITMTTMPFVYEGARVAPKANEADALWRLIREDVSLDGKGKKKKSADETSDDPAAADDKIAVQVRNGTRTATAAAVPGRASDVTRTLTGKGFALAVADQAQSLVAEKTVIDYPSADLEGDAQAVAKSLGIPLSSVKKSTDVSGVTLTVGADWRTGTAYPKADDEDASKALDKEQTQNGANDKECMKVDPNYTW from the coding sequence ATGGGGCGAAGCGGTGTGCGCGGGGAGCGTTCACGGCCGGGCGGCAGCGGGGGCGGTTCGCCGGCCCGCGCCGATGATCTGGGGTGGGACGAATCCCTGTACGCGGGTGCGGCGCCCGGTGACGACACCGGGGCCGCCGACCGACCGCCTCGGGGACACCGACGCGGCGGCAGCCGGGCGAAGCGGCGCAGACACCGAATACTGGGCTGGATCGCCGGTGTCCTCGCGGTCCTCGTGCTGGGCACGGCAGGCGCGGGCTACCTCTACTACCGCCATCTGAACGGCAACATCAAGACCGACAAGCTCAACCTCGGCGAGCACAAGGCGGCGAAACCGACGCCGAACGCGGCGGGCCAGACCCCGTTGAACATCCTCCTGATCGGCTCCGACAGCCGTAACAGCAAGGAGAACCTGAAGCTCGGCGGGCACAAGGAGAGTGTCGGCGCGGCCGCGCTCGCCGACGTGCAGATGCTCCTTCACCTGTCGGCGGACCGCAGCAACATGTCGGTGGTGAGCATGCCGCGCGACACCCTCGTCAAGCTGCCCAAGTGCACCGACCCCAAGAACGGCAAGGTGTACGAGGCCACGGTCACCCGGCAGATGGTCAACTCCTCGCTGGCGCGCGGCGGTCCGGGCTGCACGGTCGCCACCTGGGAACAGATGACCGGCATCCACATCGACCACTTCATGATGGTCGACTTCTCGGGTGTGGTGTCGATGGCGGACGCGGTCGGCGGCGTGCCTGTCTGCGTCGACGCCAATCTCGACGGGCGCAATCACGCCACCGGCGAGGGCACCAACCTGAAGCTCCGCAAGGGCACGACGTACGTCAAGGGCGAGCAGGCTCTCCAGTGGCTGCGCACCCGGCACGGCTTCGAGGACGGCTCCGACATCGCGCGCGCCAAGGCGCAGCACATGTACATGAGCTCGATGGTGCGCGAACTGCGCAAGAACGCGACGATCAGCCATCCGAACAAGCTGCGCACGCTCGCCGAGAAGGCGACCGACGCGCTCCATGTCGACGACGGCCTCGACACCGTCAAGAAGCTGTACGACCTGAGCAACGAGCTGAAGAAGCCCGAGCCGGGCCGGATCACGATGACGACCATGCCGTTCGTGTACGAGGGTGCGCGCGTGGCACCGAAGGCGAACGAGGCCGACGCACTGTGGCGCCTGATCCGTGAGGACGTCTCGCTCGACGGCAAGGGCAAGAAGAAGAAGTCGGCGGACGAGACCTCGGACGATCCGGCGGCGGCCGACGACAAGATCGCGGTGCAGGTGCGCAACGGCACCCGGACGGCGACGGCCGCGGCGGTGCCCGGACGAGCGTCGGACGTGACACGCACCCTCACCGGGAAGGGCTTCGCGCTGGCGGTCGCGGACCAGGCGCAGTCCCTCGTCGCGGAGAAGACGGTGATCGACTACCCGTCCGCCGACCTGGAGGGCGACGCGCAGGCCGTCGCCAAGTCCCTCGGGATTCCGCTGAGTTCGGTCAAGAAGTCGACGGACGTGTCCGGCGTGACGCTGACCGTGGGAGCCGACTGGAGGACGGGCACCGCCTACCCGAAGGCCGACGACGAGGACGCGAGCAAGGCCCTCGACAAGGAGCAGACGCAGAACGGCGCGAACGACAAGGAGTGCATGAAGGTGGACCCGAACTACACCTGGTAG
- a CDS encoding LCP family protein, giving the protein MRVATTFSVTVLAAAGVGHALVSGLDTGIDRIDPFKDMKNRPAPGHGMNVLLVGTDGRDKISPEEKQKYRLGGAPCHCTDTIMIVHISDDHERASVVSLPRDSYAMMPPHTDQNSGEKHHEHPVKINAAYAEGGPQLTVRTVENMTHVKIDHYLEVDFTSFMKTVDVLGGVEVCTARPLKDPNTGLDLSTGTHRLDGGEALQYVRARHVDGAGDLGRMQRQQRFMASLIAETTSSGVLLNPVRFRDVARTLLSSVRADKGFGTDEMVDLARAMRNFSPSSSEFTTVPIGNISFPVKGIGSTVKWDAKKSGKLFQALRDDKPLAPHRPRKKATVVGVSPQQIRVQVENGTMTAGLGKKVDAALKKTGFRTTGAPVNAERRAAARTVVLYDPRWDRSAKSLATALPGARMTAVKGQGAVLKVVAGADYRGVRAVRAEDAYQGEYGAVTGDQVVCP; this is encoded by the coding sequence ATGCGGGTCGCGACCACGTTCTCGGTCACGGTCCTCGCCGCGGCCGGGGTCGGGCACGCGCTCGTCTCCGGGCTCGACACCGGCATCGACCGGATCGACCCCTTCAAGGACATGAAGAACCGCCCGGCGCCGGGCCACGGCATGAACGTGCTGCTCGTCGGCACCGACGGCCGCGACAAGATCTCGCCCGAGGAGAAGCAGAAGTACCGGCTGGGCGGCGCCCCCTGCCACTGCACGGACACCATCATGATCGTGCACATCTCGGACGACCATGAGCGGGCGTCCGTCGTCTCCCTCCCCCGCGACTCGTACGCGATGATGCCGCCGCACACGGACCAGAACAGCGGCGAGAAGCACCACGAGCACCCCGTGAAGATCAACGCGGCGTACGCGGAGGGCGGCCCGCAGCTGACCGTGCGGACGGTCGAGAACATGACGCACGTGAAGATCGACCACTATCTGGAGGTCGACTTCACCAGCTTCATGAAGACGGTCGACGTGCTCGGCGGCGTCGAGGTCTGCACCGCCCGCCCGCTCAAGGACCCGAACACCGGCCTCGACCTGTCCACCGGCACGCACCGGCTGGACGGCGGCGAGGCCCTCCAGTACGTACGGGCGCGGCACGTGGACGGCGCGGGCGACCTCGGCCGGATGCAGCGCCAGCAGCGGTTCATGGCGTCCCTGATCGCGGAGACGACGTCCTCGGGTGTCCTGCTGAACCCGGTCAGGTTCCGCGACGTCGCCCGTACGCTGCTCAGCTCGGTCCGTGCGGACAAGGGGTTCGGGACGGACGAGATGGTCGATCTGGCGCGCGCCATGCGCAATTTCTCGCCGTCCTCGTCGGAGTTCACGACCGTGCCGATCGGGAACATCAGCTTCCCGGTCAAGGGCATCGGCTCGACCGTGAAGTGGGACGCGAAGAAGTCCGGGAAGCTCTTCCAGGCGCTGCGCGACGACAAGCCGCTCGCGCCGCACCGCCCGCGGAAGAAGGCGACCGTCGTCGGGGTCTCGCCGCAGCAGATCCGGGTCCAGGTCGAGAACGGGACGATGACGGCGGGCCTCGGCAAGAAGGTGGACGCGGCGCTGAAGAAGACCGGGTTCCGGACGACGGGGGCGCCGGTGAACGCGGAGCGCCGGGCGGCGGCGCGGACGGTGGTTCTCTACGACCCGCGCTGGGATCGGTCGGCGAAGTCGCTGGCCACGGCGTTGCCCGGGGCGCGGATGACTGCCGTGAAGGGGCAGGGAGCTGTGCTCAAGGTCGTCGCCGGGGCGGATTATCGGGGGGTTCGGGCCGTGCGGGCCGAGGACGCGTACCAAGGGGAGTACGGGGCGGTCACCGGGGATCAGGTGGTGTGTCCCTGA
- a CDS encoding acyl-CoA thioesterase encodes MTDQAHGTESPDSDIPGKPTSASRTTLSHIMTHNDTNLLGTVHGGVIMKLVDDAAGAVAGRHSGGPAVTASMDEMAFLEPVRVGDLVHVKAQVNWTGRTSMEVGVRVLAERWNESTPAQQVGSAYLVFAAVDADGKPRTVPPVLPETDRDRRRYQEAQIRRQHRLARRRAIKELRAQSPSED; translated from the coding sequence ATGACAGACCAGGCCCATGGCACGGAATCACCGGATTCAGATATTCCGGGCAAGCCGACGTCCGCTTCCCGCACGACGTTGTCGCACATCATGACGCACAACGACACCAACCTCCTCGGTACGGTGCACGGCGGCGTGATCATGAAATTGGTGGACGACGCGGCGGGCGCCGTGGCGGGCAGGCACTCGGGCGGACCCGCGGTCACCGCCTCCATGGACGAGATGGCGTTCCTGGAGCCGGTCAGGGTCGGCGACCTCGTGCATGTGAAGGCCCAGGTCAACTGGACCGGCCGGACCTCGATGGAGGTCGGCGTCCGGGTCCTGGCCGAGCGCTGGAACGAGTCGACGCCCGCGCAGCAGGTCGGCTCCGCCTACCTCGTCTTCGCCGCGGTCGACGCCGACGGCAAGCCCCGCACGGTCCCCCCGGTCCTCCCTGAGACCGACCGCGACCGCCGCCGCTACCAGGAGGCCCAGATCCGCCGCCAGCACCGCCTGGCCCGCCGCCGCGCCATCAAGGAACTCCGGGCCCAGAGCCCGTCCGAGGACTGA